CTCCAGCCGGAACGCCAGGACGAGCTCCTTCACCTTGCGCTCGTAGCTGCGCTCGGGCGACAGGAGGAGCGCCTTCACCACCTGCTGCGTGATCGTGCTGCCGCCCTGGACCACCTGATGGTGCAGGAGGTTCGCCACGAAGGCGCGGAGAATGCTCAGCGGGTTCACGCCGTGGTGCCGGTAGAAATCGGCGTCCTCGGCGGCCAGAAAGGCGAGGCGCACGTGCGGCGGGATGGCCGCCAGCGGGACGAGGTAGCGGCGCTCGACGTAGAACTCGCCGATCAACGCCCCGTCGTCGGCGAAGATGCGGGTGGCGACCGGCGGCTGGTAGCGCAGGAGCTGGTCGACCGGCGGCAGGTCCGTGGTGACCTCCCGGTAGACGACGAATCCCGCGACGCCGGCGGCGAGGAGCCCCGCCACCACGCTCCAGGCGAGGATGCGCCGGAGCACGCCCGCCCGCCGTGGTCGTGCCATCGTAACCGATCGCACGTTACCCGGCGCGCCCCGCGGAATCAAAGCCGGCGCGGTACGGTTGACGGGGGCGCGTCTTTGTCCGTACGGTTTGCGTCGGATGGACTCGAGCGCGCCGCCGGCCCTCCACTGCGCGCGCTGCGGCGCCGCCGTCGACGGCACGCGGCACACGCGGACCGGCTATGTCGTCGGCTACTACCTCCTGCGCACCGGCCGCACGGAAGACGCTGCCGTGCGGCGCCGGGACGACGAGGCGCCCATCACGTACCGGCGCGTGCTGGAGCCCGTCGACGTGGTGAGCTGCCCGCGGTGCTTCGGCGAGCCAGAGGTGCGCCGCCTCTGGCTCGGTTTCGGCGACCAGCCATGAGCGTGAGCGAAGGATATCCATGAGCGTGAGCGAAGGATATCCATGAGCGTGAGCGAAGGATATCAATGAGCGACCCGGCGGGACCCCTGCCGCGCGTCAAGGAGCCGCATCTCGCCGGCCGCTGGTACCCCGCGGCTGCGGACGTGCTGGCGGCGTCGGTGCGTGAGATGCTGGCGAGCGGCGCCCGTCGTCCCCGCACCGACGCCATCCTCGTCCCGCACGCCGCCTACGAGTACTCCGGCCCGACCGCGGCGCGCGGCTTTGCCGCCGCGGGAACGGGCTGGCGGCGGGCGCTCGTCCTCGCGCCGAGCCACTTCGCCGCGTTTCGCGGCGCCGCAGTCCTGCCCATGACCGCCTACCGGACGCCGCTCGGCCTCCTCTCGATCGATCAGGAGGCGCTCGGCGCGCTCACGCGCTGCCCGCTGATCCGTGCCAACCCCGCGGTCTTCGTCCGCGAGCATGCCGTCGAGATCCAGCTCCCCTGGCTGCAGGTGATAGATCCCGGGACGGCGATCGTGCCCGTGCTGGTCGGACGGCTCGACGCCGGTGACGGCGAGACGCTCGCCGGGGCGCTGCGGCCATGGATCGCGCCCGGGACGCTCGTCGTCGTGAGCTCGGACCTCGTGCACTACGGCCGGCGGTTCGACTACCTTCCCGTGCCGCCGACCGACCGGGCGACGGTCGCCGGCGCCGTCGCCCGGCTCGACGGCGGCGCGCTCGAGCACGTCACCGCCTGCGACATCGAGGGGTTCGGGCGCTACGTCGAGTCGACGGGGGCGACCATCTGCGGGCGCTACCCGATCGAGGTGCTGCTGCGCGCCCTGCCGGCGGGCAGCCGTGGCGAGGTGCTGGCGCACACGACGTCGCTCGACGCGAGCGACGAGCACGACCACGTGGTCGGCTACGCGGCGGTCGCGTTCACGGCGGGCTCATGAGCGCGAGCGAAGGATATCGATGAACGTCCCGTTTCTCGATCTCGCGGCGCAGGACCGGGAGGTCGGCCGCGAAGTCCAGGCGGCGGTGGCCGAGGTGCTCGCCAGCCACGCCTTCGTGCTGGGACCGCACGTCGAGCGCTTCGAGGCCGCGATGGCGGCGTACTGCGGCGTGCCGCACGCGATCGGCGTCGCGTCGGGCACCGACGCCCTGTTCCTCGCGCTCGGCGCCCTGGGCGTCGGACCGGGCGTGAGCGTGCTCACGACGCCGTTCAGCTTCTGGGCCACGGCGAGCACGGTCGTCCGCCTGGGGGCCAGGCCGCTCTTCGCGGACATCGACCCGGCGACCTTCAACCTCGACCCGGCGGCGGCCGAGGCAACGCTCGCGGCGACGCGCGAGCGCGTCGTCGGGCTCTTGCCGGTCCATCTCTTCGGGCGGCTCGCCCCGATGCGCGCGCTCGGCGCGCTCGCCGAGCGCCACGGGCTGTGGGTGGTCGAGGACGCGGCGCAGGCGGTCGGGGCGCGGGCCGACGGCGTCAGGGGAGGGGCGTTCGGTCGCGCGGGCTGTCTCTCGTTCTACCCGACCAAGAACCTGGGCGGTCTGGGCGACGGCGGCATGGTGCTGACCGGCGACACCGCGCTGGCGGCGCGCGTGCGTCAGGAGCGACACCAGGGTCACTCGGCGACGCCGTACGTGCACGCGTCGCTCGGCCTCTGCTCCCGGCTGGACGCGGTGCAGGCGGCGGCCCTCGGCGTCAAGTTGCCCCGCCTGGACGGGTGGAACGCCCGGCGGCGAGCCATCGCCGAGCGTTACGGCAGGCTCTTCGCGGAGGCGGGGCTCACCGGCCGCCCCGACGCGCCACTCGTCCTTCCCGCGCCGGCGGGGGAGGCGCATGTCTTCCACCAGTACGTCGTGCGGGCGCGCGACCGCGATGCGCTCCAGGCGCGGCTCGCGACGGTCGGGATCGGGGCGCAGGTCTACTACCCGCTGCCGCTCCACCTGCAGCCGCCGCTCGCCGCGCTCGGGTTCCGGCGCGGCGCCTTTCCCGAGGCCGAGCGCGCGGCCGCCGAGGTGCTCGCGCTGCCCATCTACCCGGCGCTCGACGACCGGGCGGTCGACACGGTCGTCGAGGCGGTGGCCGCGTTCTACGGCTGACGGCGAGCCGGCGGTGAGGCGCGGGGCATGAGCAGTCGATGGCTGGCGGGCGCGGTTGCTCTCGCCCTCTCGGGCTGCGTCGTGATCGACGCATCCGACAGCGGCGGCCGTCCCGATCCCGTCAGAGTGGGCCAGCCGCTGACCTACACGATCGCGGTGGAGGCCATCAGCGCCGATACCGGGGTCGTCCTCACCGACATGCCGCCCGCCGAGGCGGCGCCGGTGTCCGCGAGCGCGAGCCAGGGGACGTGCAGCGGCGCGGCCCCCGTCGTCTGCAACCTCGGCGCGCTCGCTACGGGCAGCCGTGCAACGGTGACCATCGTCGTCGTGCCGACGGTCCCCGGCAAGATCACCAACACCGCCAGCGTGACGAGCGATGCGGGCTGCGGCGGGGAAGAGGACGACCGGCCTTGCATGGCGTCCTTCGTGACCGAGGTCGACGACTGCACGCGCGACGCGGAATGTGCGGACGGCGACGTCTGCACCGCCGACACCTGCGATGCCGCGACGCACCTCTGCGCGCACGCGCGCGTCATCACCGCGATGTCGGACCCCAGGCTGCGCATCGGCGGGCTCGACAGCCCGCCGGGCGACGACCGGCTGGCCTTTCGCGGTGCGCTCGCTCTGCCGGCGCCGATCACGCCGCCTCTGGACCCGGTCGCCACCGGCGTCCGGTTTCTCGTCCGGACGCGTGCCGGCGGGGTGGTCGTGGATGCGGACATCGCGCCCGGGCGGTTCGATCCGCGCGCGCGGGTGGGATGGAAGGTCGATCGCCGGGTGCGGCCGACCCGGTGGACGCACGTCGATCGCAGCGCGTCGCCGGCCGGCGGCATCGTCAGGCTGCAGATCCGGGACAGATCCTCGCGGACACCCGGGCTCGTCGGGCTCGTCCTGAGAGCGAGGAAGGGCTCCTACCCGGTGAGCAGCACCGACCCGTCGCTCGACGCCGAGGTCGTGCTCAACCCGACGCAGGGCCAGTGCGGCAGGGCCGTGTTCCTCGCGCCGAGCTGCCGCTTCAGCTCGAGGGCCAGCGTCCTCGAGTGCCGGTGACGTGACGGCCCCCAGCGTTGTCCCCCGGCGGGGCTCCCGCTAAGATCGGCCGCCCCCATGGAGGCGGAGACCCGCAAGGGCCGTCGTCCGCGCCCGAG
This is a stretch of genomic DNA from Deltaproteobacteria bacterium. It encodes these proteins:
- the amrB gene encoding AmmeMemoRadiSam system protein B, whose translation is MSDPAGPLPRVKEPHLAGRWYPAAADVLAASVREMLASGARRPRTDAILVPHAAYEYSGPTAARGFAAAGTGWRRALVLAPSHFAAFRGAAVLPMTAYRTPLGLLSIDQEALGALTRCPLIRANPAVFVREHAVEIQLPWLQVIDPGTAIVPVLVGRLDAGDGETLAGALRPWIAPGTLVVVSSDLVHYGRRFDYLPVPPTDRATVAGAVARLDGGALEHVTACDIEGFGRYVESTGATICGRYPIEVLLRALPAGSRGEVLAHTTSLDASDEHDHVVGYAAVAFTAGS
- a CDS encoding DegT/DnrJ/EryC1/StrS family aminotransferase, with translation MNVPFLDLAAQDREVGREVQAAVAEVLASHAFVLGPHVERFEAAMAAYCGVPHAIGVASGTDALFLALGALGVGPGVSVLTTPFSFWATASTVVRLGARPLFADIDPATFNLDPAAAEATLAATRERVVGLLPVHLFGRLAPMRALGALAERHGLWVVEDAAQAVGARADGVRGGAFGRAGCLSFYPTKNLGGLGDGGMVLTGDTALAARVRQERHQGHSATPYVHASLGLCSRLDAVQAAALGVKLPRLDGWNARRRAIAERYGRLFAEAGLTGRPDAPLVLPAPAGEAHVFHQYVVRARDRDALQARLATVGIGAQVYYPLPLHLQPPLAALGFRRGAFPEAERAAAEVLALPIYPALDDRAVDTVVEAVAAFYG
- a CDS encoding DUF11 domain-containing protein, with the protein product MSSRWLAGAVALALSGCVVIDASDSGGRPDPVRVGQPLTYTIAVEAISADTGVVLTDMPPAEAAPVSASASQGTCSGAAPVVCNLGALATGSRATVTIVVVPTVPGKITNTASVTSDAGCGGEEDDRPCMASFVTEVDDCTRDAECADGDVCTADTCDAATHLCAHARVITAMSDPRLRIGGLDSPPGDDRLAFRGALALPAPITPPLDPVATGVRFLVRTRAGGVVVDADIAPGRFDPRARVGWKVDRRVRPTRWTHVDRSASPAGGIVRLQIRDRSSRTPGLVGLVLRARKGSYPVSSTDPSLDAEVVLNPTQGQCGRAVFLAPSCRFSSRASVLECR